AAATTCGACGCTCTGGGTAGTTGGGCATACCCGTAATCACCCGGACCTGATGCCCTCGGGCCGCAAGGCCTTCGGCGAGCTCCGTCATCAATGGCGCAATGCCAATGGGTTCGGGATGATAGTTATAGGAATAAATCAGAACACGCATAGGTTTGGCGGCTATTCACGGTAGGACGCTCGCGATGACGTCCTCTGGGCTGGTTCCGGCAAGAGCGAGGCAGGGAACGGTAGGATGCCGATTACACTTTACATACAGATAGGTTTCCCCAGGAAACGCTACAGATTAGCGTTTGGGAAATCTTCATGGGGGCTGATGCCTGAACGAAGTTTCAGTGAGACTGGCAAAGGTCAGGAATGGATCTCAATTCTTTAAAGGCGTTCTACGAATCCTTTAAAGTTTGGTCAGCGTTTGACGAAGCTGGACTTAGCGCCGAATTTCAAACCCTTCGATGCCTTTGGGGACTTCATAGGTGAAGGTTACATCGGATACTCGAGCAGCAGGGGGGCCATTGTGACACCAGCGAATGAGGGCTTTGACGGCCTCTGGGTTTCCTTCAAAAAGGGCTTCTACCCGGCGATCGCGGCAGTTACGGACCCAGCCCTGGACTCCGAGGCGGCTCGCTTGATCGAGCACGGCAAAGCGGTATCCAACTCCCTGCACAATGCCTGAAATGAAGACGTGAGCACAAACGATCTCGGCCTGAGAGGCTGACTCAGTCATGCAAGCGGGTGGTAGACAGTTACAGCCATCATACTCTGGGGAGAATTTGGGGCCGCGAAAAATCTGCTTTTGGTTGGATGGCGGAAAGTGGATTTCGAGGTGCGTTTCAGGAATCGCGCAGAGTCTATCTTGCCTTGAGATAGGCAATAAGACGGCTGAGACGCGATCGCCCATTTACACTTTCTTTAAACTTGGCCCTAGCGCTGAGAACTCAAGCTGGCTCCTGTCGGGGATCAAGCTTTTAAAATTGGGCATCATTGGCGCTAGGCGGGCGATCGCCCATGGCCGGACCCATTGGCGTCCAGCTAGGAGTAGGGTGCAGGCGCCGTGACCAGGTACTTGCGCAGAAGTAGGCAGTTGCCTTGGGGCTCCACAGGGGAGTAGCTCAGCTCATCGCTCAAGCGGTGCAAAAACAGCAGGCCCCGTCCTGATTCTTGTTCGAGGGGGTCGAGCAGCGGCTGTTGCTGTAGCAGGTCTGCCAGTTTCCCAGGCAAGTCGAAGGGTAGCCCCTGATCCCAAATGCGAATCTCGATCGCCTGTGTGTAGAGATGCACTTCTAGGAGAATGGGCGTTGTTGTTGGTAGGTGCTGGTGGGCATGGCGGGCCGCATTGGTGAAGCCTTCAGCCACCATGACCTGGTATTGCCACCAGGTTTCTTGGGTGAGATCGGGATGGTTGAACTGCTCTAGCCACGCCAAAACCGTCTCCAGCGCCTTGAGATCGCTGGTCACTTGCAGAGACGATTGTCGAATCAGAAAGTCTGACTGCATAAGTCAACAAAATTTTGAAAAGCTCACACCCCGATCGCGACCGAGGATCTGGCAACTGCAGCACTTTCAAGAAGTCTGCACCATCCCCGCCAGGGGTCGGTCGATAGAGCTAGAGTTCCCATTTGGGACTAAACAGCACCACTGCGGCGATTGAACACGATGGCAATGGTTTTGAGAATGAGCTTGATGTCGTACAAAAGGCTCCAGTTTTGCTGATAGCGCAGGTCTAGCCGAATCACGTCTTCGAAGTCCCGAATCTGCGATCGCCCATTGACCTGCCACTCCCCGGTCATGCCCGGCTTAACATCGAGGCGCTGCCACTCCGGCACCTCATAGCGCTCCACCTCATCGGGGGTCGGCGGACGCGTGCCCACCAGGCTCATCTCTCCGCGCAGCACATTCCAAAACTGGGGCAGCTCATCAAGGCTTGTGCGCCGCAAAAAGCGACCCACCTTGGTGACGCGAGGGTCATTGGCATTCTTGAACAGCGGCCCCGCTAGCTCGTTGCGCACCTGGGCTTTGCGGGCCTCTGCATCGGTGCACATCGAGCGAAACTTCCAGATGCGAAAGCGCTTGCCCATCCAGCCGCAGCGCACCTGGCCAAAGAAGATCGGGCCAGGGCTGTCGAGCTTGATCGCGATCGCGATCGGCACTAGCAAGATCGCCGTGATGCCCAGACCTGTCAGCGCTCCCACAATGTCGATCAGCCGCTTGAGCCAGGAGCGCACCGAGGGATGGGTGGGGTAGATTTCTGCTTCGCGGGGGGTGGGGCTCGGGGTTGCCTGATGGGGCTCGGCCTCGAAGGTCAGCAGCGCATCTAGGCCCGTCATGGCAAAGACAGCCATCACGGGCGATCGCACGCCTCGCAAGGTCAAGCCGCCGCCGTGCCGCTGAATCGTTTTGAGGTTACTCACCAGCGCCCCGATG
This genomic stretch from Geitlerinema sp. PCC 7407 harbors:
- a CDS encoding acylphosphatase, which translates into the protein MTESASQAEIVCAHVFISGIVQGVGYRFAVLDQASRLGVQGWVRNCRDRRVEALFEGNPEAVKALIRWCHNGPPAARVSDVTFTYEVPKGIEGFEIRR
- a CDS encoding ATP-binding protein, with the translated sequence MQSDFLIRQSSLQVTSDLKALETVLAWLEQFNHPDLTQETWWQYQVMVAEGFTNAARHAHQHLPTTTPILLEVHLYTQAIEIRIWDQGLPFDLPGKLADLLQQQPLLDPLEQESGRGLLFLHRLSDELSYSPVEPQGNCLLLRKYLVTAPAPYS
- a CDS encoding sugar transferase is translated as MSQTPEVQFPVTNQQERLIMQMPPRMSVVEAVPFKQAFQDLYAQSPFPTQVILDFHQTTFIDSSGIGALVSNLKTIQRHGGGLTLRGVRSPVMAVFAMTGLDALLTFEAEPHQATPSPTPREAEIYPTHPSVRSWLKRLIDIVGALTGLGITAILLVPIAIAIKLDSPGPIFFGQVRCGWMGKRFRIWKFRSMCTDAEARKAQVRNELAGPLFKNANDPRVTKVGRFLRRTSLDELPQFWNVLRGEMSLVGTRPPTPDEVERYEVPEWQRLDVKPGMTGEWQVNGRSQIRDFEDVIRLDLRYQQNWSLLYDIKLILKTIAIVFNRRSGAV